Genomic segment of Callithrix jacchus isolate 240 chromosome 9, calJac240_pri, whole genome shotgun sequence:
ggaggctgaggcaggagaatcacttgaacccaggaggtggaggttgcaggaagccaagattgtgccactgcactccagcctgggcaacagagtaaaaaaaaggaagtgtGTAGCTAAAATCACTCTTAATGTATTTCAAATAATCCTGTGGTTGGGTAGTAGTATTAGTATCATTATTCTGTATTATTAATATTGTTGTTGGTAttgttattctctctcttttttttttgagatggagtcttgctctgtcgcctaggctggagtgcactggtgtgatctcagcttgctgcaacctctgcctccccgcttcatgtgattttcctgccttagccatctgagtagctaggattacagacacacactaccacacccagctaattttggtatttttagtagagatggggttttgccatgttggccaggctggtcttgaactcctgacctcaagtgatatacccacctcagcctctcaaactgttgggattacaggtgtgagccactatgcctgggcaGGTATTGTTATTCTTTTATTGGTATTGTTATTTAGGACCATGCTAAATGTATATTTTAGGATAAAGCAAATAACAAATTATGTTGGGGTTGTTGAGAACCAAGCTTTATGGTGTGACAAGAGATACATACATAAGATGAACATGGTTAAGTGAAACCTCTGTAGTATTAATTTTAATTGGAAACATCAGTATGATGGATTTTATCTTGAAAGAATACGTATTtctgaccgggcacagtggctcatgcctgtaatcccagcactttgggaagccaagggggggtggatcacttgaggtcaggagatcgagaccagcctggccaacattgtgaaaacccgtctctactaaaaatgcagaaattagctgggtgttgtggcatgtgcctatagtcccagctagttaggaggctgaggcaggtgaatcgcttgaacccaggaggtggaggttgcagtcatctgagatgatgccactgcactccagcctgggtgacagagcaagactacatctcagaaaaagaaaaaaaaaaaaagctgggcatggtggctcacacctgcaatcccagcactttgagaggccaaggcaggtgcatcacctgaggtcaggagtttgagaccagcctgaccaacatggtgaaaccctgtctctactaaaaatacaaaattagctgggcgaggtggtatgtgcctgtgatcccagctactcagggagatgaggcaggagaatcacttgaaccggggaggtggaggttgcagtgagccaagatcatgccactgcactccagcctggacaacaagagtgaaactctatctcaaaaaaaaaaaaggaaggaaaagaagaagaatttacTATTAGACTGTAGCCAGTAAAAGGTAAGTGAAAGAGGAACTATCTGGAAAGAATGAACACATGTTTACAACACAGAAACAGtagtggggggaggggagagcaggTCCTCAGTGGGATCAGGAAGCCAGCTCACTTTCATTTTTTGAAGCTCCttatatacagaagaataaactATTTGTTCATTTCACATTTGACAAATACTTACAGCGCCCCAAGATTAAAATGCAATGTAGATGTGTGTTATCGGGTGATTGGATTTCTTAAAAGCCAGTAAATGAAACTGCAAGTGGAAACCACCATACACACCTATCAGAAtcactaaaaacagaaacaaaacatagCTGACCATCCCAAGTGCCTGTGAGCATGGGAAACTGGGAGTCTCGTACATTGTTAGTGGGAACAAAAATaggcagtcactttggaaaaagTTGGACAGTATCTTATACATTTAAACACATATTGACCATACAACCCAGAAATCTCACTCCTAGGTAAGTATATAagagaaatgaattatttttaatcaccaaaaacctagaaaaatccaaattccttcaactgatgaatggatggataaattgCAGAAGAGCCATTTTTGGAACATTTGTCACCAACAAAAAGAAtggactgggccaggcacagtgttgtaatgccagcactttgggaggctgaggcaggaggatcatttgaggcaggagtttgagaccagcctgggcaacatagtgaaaccctatctctacaaaaaataaaaacgaacTGAAAGAAATCTTTGCATTTATGGCTAAAGGCCATAATTCAACAAGCATGCCAAGACTacaaaatggagaaagaagagtcccttcaacaaatggtgctgggaaagctggaaatccacatgcagaaaaatgaagccAGATCCTTACTTTATACCAGATACAGAAATGAATCCAAAATGGattacagacctaaatgtaagacctcagaCTATTAAactcctggaagaaaacataagtGAAAAGCTTCAGGACAttagatttggcaatgatttcttggctaAGAAACCAAAAGCacagatgacaaaagaaaaaatagacaaatggaaccatATCAGAGTAAAAACTTGTacaaatcaaaggaaaaaatcaacagagtgaaaggcAACCCAatggaataggagaaaatatctgtaaatcatatatctgataaaaggaTAATTTCCAGAATATATATGGAATTCCTACAACTGAACAATCAATGACaataaacaacccaatttaaaaatgggcaactgggctgggcacagtggctcacgactgtaatctcagcacttcgggaggccgaggtgggctgatcacttgaggtcaggagtttgagaccagcctgaccaatatggagaaatcctgtctttactaaaaatacaaaatcagctgagcatggtcgtacatgcttgtaatcccagctagtcgggaggctgaggcagaataattgcttgaacccaggaactggaggttgtggtgagtcaagatcacgccattgcactccagcctgagccacaagagtgaaaccatctaaaaaagaaaaaatgggcaaCTGAGTTGATagacatttctacaaagaagatataccaatggccaacaaacacacaaagagaTTCACAACATCACTAAGCATTAGGGAAACCAACACCATGAGACATCAACTTATACCCATTAGGATGATAATtatgaaaagaacagaaaataataagtgtTGCCAAGGATTCGGAGAAGTTGggacacttacacactgttgttgggaaagtaaaatgatacagccattatggaaaacaaccaatttttttacttttatagagacggggtcttgccagTGGCCCAAGCTGGCttatgaactcctggcctcaagtgaatttcccacctctgtctctaaaagtgctgggattacaagcatgagcccccTCACCTACATGCTCTACATCTTGATTGTGGTTGTGGTTAACATAACTGTATGTGTTTGTTAAAACTcataaaattaggctgggcacagtggctcatgcctgtaatcccagcactttgggaggcctaggcaggtggatcacttgaggtcaggagttcaagactaacctgaccaacatggtgaaaccccatctctactaaaaataccaaaaaaaaaaaaaaaaaaaaaaattagctgggcatggtggtgcatgcctgtaattctagctacttgggaggctgaggcaggagaatcacttgaatctgggaagcggaagttgcagtgagccacaatcatgccattgcactccagtctgggcaacaagagcgaaagttaaaaaaaaaaatcttataaaattgagctaggactataggcacacacctgtagtcctagctactctagagACTTAAGTGGTAGGAtcccttaagctcaggagttcaaggctgcagtgagctatgatcacaccactttattccagcctgggcaacagagtgagactcttttaacccaaaagttaaaaaaaaaggaaaaatattcataGACTTGCACATCAAAAAAACCTGTACCCTGATGGTAAGAAaaaccttacattaaaattattacaCAAAAAAGTATACTGCATACAAATTATCCCTCTATaaacctaagaaaaaagaaatgtggagcAAGTATGGCAAAATGTCAATTTCTGAATAATCTTGGAGGAGTACACAGTGGCCACCTTTTCTGTGCCTTTCATCCTGTTTGGAAAATTTCaatctgaaaagaataaaaacaaaaataatttttttttttttttgaaggaaaattttcattgttttatttttatttacagtgtAAATTTAACCCAGTTTCGTGGCAAGCTCTTTAGCTTTTGCCTTCTCTAGCTTTGCAATGCGAGCCACAGACTTGGGACCCAGGACATTGCCTCCCCAGTGACGGCGGATCTCATCGTATCTGTCATTGTAATTGGTGCGGATGGCTTCCACCAGCTTAGCCAAGGCACCTTTGTCTTCCGCGTTAACCTGTGTGAAGGCGACGGTAGTGCAGGTCTTCCTGTGGACTAGACGTCCCAGTCTTGCcttccccttgataatgcagtaaGGGACTCCCATTTTTCGACACAGGGCAGGCAAGAAGACAACCAGCTCAATGGGATCCACGTCGTGTGCAATCACCACCAGCTGAGCTTTCTTGTTCTCCACCAAGGTGGTGATTGTGTTGACTCCTGCTCGAAGGACAGGTGGTCTCTTAGTGGGGACGTCCCCTTTGCCAGCCGCTTTCTTCTCGGCCCGGGCCAACAGCCTCtgcttcttctcttgctttgtctctgGTCTATACTTGTGGGCCAGCTTAAGCAGTTGAGTAGCTGTTTGGCGGTCCAGGGCCTGGGTGAACTGGTTAATTGCAGGAGGCACTTTCAGCCGCTTGTAGAGGATGGCTCTCTGCCGCTGCAACCTGATATAGCGGGGCCATTTGACAAAGCGGGTGAGGTCTCTTTTGGGCTGGATGTCCTGTCCAATACCAAAATTTTTAGGCCGTTTTTCAAACAGGGGATTTACCACTTTCTTAGCCTCCTGCTTCTTCACGACAGCAGGGGCCGGAGCCACCTTCTTCCCCTTGGCCTTCTTTCCTTTCGGCATCTTGAGCAGCAGAAAGAAAgagccaaaaataattttttagaaagccGAGATTATTCGAAATACAGCCTGGTTCAATAATAGGATGCAAAGTTAAAACTGTATAGTAAACTGGgcgtggtgattcatgcctgtaatcccagcactttgggaagctgaagcaggtggatcactggcgatcaggagtttgagatgagcctggccaatgtggtgaaaccccctctctactaaaaatacaaaaattagccaggtgaggtggcggacacctgtaatcccagctactggggaggctgaggcaagagaatcccttgaacccagaaggtggaggttgcagtgagctgagattgggccactgcactccagcctggacaaacgagtgagatttcatctcaaaaaaaagaaaagaaaagagaaggaaagaaaagaaaaaaactcttaaaaaaaaaaaaaaggtatggtaaacaaggaatttttatttcattcctgtCAGTGAATGTCTGTGACTGTATGTATTACTTTGTTTTAGAAAAGGTCAAATGCAAATGTGAGACCTTTCAAGAATGTGAAGTCTGCTCAAATAGCCTTTTGTCCCTTAACGTTTCAGAAAACACTTAAAGAACAAGAATAGTACTTAGTAGTTTATGAGGTATGTGGGGAGGGGGAGAA
This window contains:
- the LOC100401150 gene encoding large ribosomal subunit protein eL8, whose translation is MPKGKKAKGKKVAPAPAVVKKQEAKKVVNPLFEKRPKNFGIGQDIQPKRDLTRFVKWPRYIRLQRQRAILYKRLKVPPAINQFTQALDRQTATQLLKLAHKYRPETKQEKKQRLLARAEKKAAGKGDVPTKRPPVLRAGVNTITTLVENKKAQLVVIAHDVDPIELVVFLPALCRKMGVPYCIIKGKARLGRLVHRKTCTTVAFTQVNAEDKGALAKLVEAIRTNYNDRYDEIRRHWGGNVLGPKSVARIAKLEKAKAKELATKLG